A DNA window from Aspergillus nidulans FGSC A4 chromosome V contains the following coding sequences:
- a CDS encoding uncharacterized protein (transcript_id=CADANIAT00003709), producing the protein MSTKNEVYCPFCNAPAVDNCYGEHLLDPATTPDSPELARALYTSMSTLMSSSLAAEDPRNADATYPGEITETQFRVETDQDIQFNGTGLSSYQAVSKDSESNTAEIGANIDNSPLQANIGPQRKRSKSDPNMTAVAIEKYTAELTDTQARAWQALKEIEKAKNMLRLSQAQHDLWDEAIALGRQKVRVFESKGMKGTLKIELARELSSRLEDFNLRVQIGLKKGTFKGYYSLH; encoded by the exons ATGTCTACGAAAAATGAAGTCTACTGCCCCTTCTGCAATGCCCCCGCAGTTGACAACTGTTACGGCGAGCACTTGCTTGACCCAGCCACCACGCCTGACAGCCCCGAGCTCGCTAGGGCCCTCTACACATCCATGTCTACTCTCATGTCTTCGAGTTTAGCAGCAGAAGATCCCAGGAACGCCGATGCTACCTACCCAGGGGAGATCACCGAGACGCAGTTTCGGGTCGAAACGGACCAAGACATCCAATTTAACGGCACAGGCCTCTCTTCCTACCAGGCCGTTAGTAAAGACTCTGAGTCCAATACCGCTGAGATAGGAGCTAATATTGACAATTCTCCATTGCAAGCGAACATAGGCCCACAGCGCAAGCGCTCCAAGTCGGATCCAAACATGACTGCCGTGGCAATCGAGAAGTATACTGCTGAGCTAACGGATACCCAGGCCAGGGCGTGGCAGGCgctgaaggagattgagaaggcgAAAAATATGCTCCGGctttctcaagctcagcacGATCTGTGGGATGAGGCTATTGCTCTGGGGAGACAGAAGGTGAGGGTCTTTGAGAGCAAGGGGATGAAGGGGACGCTCAAGATCGAGCTTGCTAGGGAGCTCTCCTCTAGGCTTGAAGACTTCAATCTGCGAGTCCAGATTGGACTCAAGAAGGGGACTTTTAAGGG TTATTATTCTCTGCACTGA